The following coding sequences are from one Nicotiana tomentosiformis chromosome 3, ASM39032v3, whole genome shotgun sequence window:
- the LOC138906899 gene encoding uncharacterized protein gives MLLQITYQDKATQTEPDNTMENILLAMTTLCKKVESIEEEIQILKKTASGQQHDLKNAEIRRSEVSKIPELEGDVEKHLKTHNSLLNAVAGSSTASSLSAKKKEEIKPRYTNTNMNNLFSKPFIQKNIQNTQKEIFLPPQINTYKESLNQAKKTYNHITRTYIDNIYKIQNFLNKNPRSQTTQNPDEDYITHYLTGYNKLIALPNTNAKLVATCYNYGLLDTVYTQTGQEIATIPEVYRAFMQYKRITKGTLFYIRFYSATAEILYEEIKPIIQVIKIGLTREMLVPEKIEEQEEIEKINIPDFYANKRIIGISTILNELANNYLNQNAIWSYYSREQTMIYSNCREIREPDMEELRQWVLSLLKPEQSTTTRAIRTNFISPELLTRYCKLISHKYPDHICSKCKGEDNIVPDVQLE, from the coding sequence atgttgttgcagattacttatcaagacaaagctacccaaactgaaccagataatacaatggaaaatatactcttagctatgactacactttgtaaaaaagtggaaagcatagaagaagagatacagatattaaagaaaacagctagtggtcagcagcatgacttgaaaaatgcggagataagacgatcggaagtctctaaaattccagagctagaaggtgacgttgagaaacacctaaaaactcataacagtttgttaaatGCAGTTGCAGGAAGTAGCACAGCTAGCAGTTTAtctgcaaagaagaaggaagaaattaaacctagatatacaaatacaaatatgaacaatctattttcaaaaccattcatacagaaaaatatccaaaatacccagaaagaaatattcctaccaccacagataaacacctacaaagaaagcctaaaccaagccaaaaagacatacaaccatataacccgtacatatatagacaacatatataaaatacaaaacttcctaaacaaaaatccaagatcccaaactacccaaaatccagatgaagattatattactcattatctaacaggatataataaactaatagcattaccaaatacaaatgcaaaactagtaGCCACTTGCTACAATTACGGATTACTAGATACAGTATATACACAGACAGGACAAGAAATAGCTACCATACCAGAAGTATACAGAGCATTTATGCAGTACAAAAGAATAACCAAAGGAACACTATTCTATATACGATTCTATTCAGCTACAGCAGAGATACTATATGAAGAAATAAAACCcatcatacaagttatcaagatcggacttacaagAGAAATGCTAGTACcggaaaaaatagaagaacaagaagaaatagaaaaaataaatattccagacttttatgcaaataaaaggattatcggaatatccactatactaaatgaactagcaaacaactacctaaaccagaatgctatttggagttattattcaagagaacagacaatgatatattcaaactgcagagaaatacgagaaccagatatggaagaattaagacaatgggtcttgagtcttttgaagccagaacaatctacaaccacaagagctataaggacaaattttatttctccagaattattaacaagatattgcaagttaatcagtcacaaatatccagatcacatatgctcaaaatgcaaaggagaagataatattgttccagacgtacaactggaataa
- the LOC138908606 gene encoding uncharacterized protein, which yields MTKNGFDRSIGPKHAPRLSEYNFNVDAAAIVSAIGCIKDTKWPRPLQTNPTQRDPNQICKYHGTHGHRTEDCRHLREEVARLFNNRHLREFVSDRAKNHFRNRDSNKQAEKEEPQYVINMIISEVDIPQESMLKRTKVSITREKQTRDYVPEGTLSFNDEDAEGIVQSYNDALVIAVLVNNIRG from the coding sequence ATGACCAAAAATGGCTTCGACAGGTCCATCGGGCCCAAACACGCACCAaggctatcagaatacaactttaatgtcgatgctGCCGCtattgtatcagctatcggatgcatcaaagataccaaatggcctcgacctctacagaccaatccaacccaaagggatcctaaccagatctgcaagtatcatggcactcacggtcatagaaccgAAGATTGTCGACatctaagagaggaagtagctcgtTTATTCAACAATAGGCACCTCCGAGAATTcgtgagcgaccgagccaagaatcacttcaggaacagggattctaacaaacaggcaGAGAAAGAAGAACCTCAgtacgtcatcaacatgatcatcagcGAGGTTGATATCCCACAAGAGTCGATGCTGAAACGCACCAAGGTATCCATCACTAGGGAAAAACAGACTCGAGACTACGTACcggaaggaactttatctttcaacgacgaggatgcaGAAGGGATCGTACAGTcctataatgatgcactggtTATAGCTGTACTCGTGAATAACATTCGGGGTtaa